A single Anopheles arabiensis isolate DONGOLA chromosome 2, AaraD3, whole genome shotgun sequence DNA region contains:
- the LOC120905705 gene encoding innexin inx2: MFDVFGSVKGLLKLDQVCIDNNIFRLHYKATVIILIAFSLLVTSRQYIGDPIDCIVDEIPLNVMDTYCWIYSTFTIPNRLTGIAGKDIVQPGVASHVDGHDEVKYHKYYQWVCFVLFFQAMLFYVPRYLWKTWEGGRIKMLVLDLNMPIMNEEAKERKKILVDYFADNIKGHNFYAMRFFFCEVLNFVNVLGQIYFMDFFLDGEFSTYGSDVVRFTEMEPEERGDPMARVFPKVTKCTFHKYGPSGSVQKFDGLCVLPLNIVNEKIYVFLWFWFILLTILTGISLMYRFAVIMLPRLRLLMLRARSRLSAHDEVELIASRCQMGDWFILYQLGKNIDPLIYKEIICDLAQKVEGKEIV; this comes from the coding sequence atgtTTGATGTGTTCGGATCCGTGAAGGGTCTGCTGAAGCTAGACCAGGTGTGCATCGACAACAATATCTTCCGGCTGCACTACAAAGCGACCGTAATCATACTGATCGCGTTCTCGCTGCTGGTCACCTCGCGGCAGTACATTGGCGATCCGATCGACTGCATCGTGGACGAGATCCCGCTGAACGTGATGGACACGTACTGCTGGATCTACTCGACGTTCACCATCCCGAACCGTCTGACGGGCATCGCCGGGAAGGACATCGTGCAGCCGGGTGTGGCCAGCCACGTCGATGGGCACGACGAGGTGAAGTACCACAAGTACTACCAGTGGGTCTGCTTCGTGCTGTTCTTCCAGGCGATGCTGTTCTACGTGCCCCGCTACCTGTGGAAGACGTGGGAGGGCGGCCGCATCAAGATGCTGGTGCTCGACCTCAACATGCCGATCATGAACGAGGAGGCGAAGGAGCGCAAGAAGATCCTGGTCGACTACTTCGCGGACAACATCAAGGGGCACAACTTTTACGCGATGCGGTTCTTCTTCTGCGAGGTGCTGAACTTTGTCAACGTGCTCGGCCAGATCTACTTTATGGACTTTTTCCTCGACGGCGAGTTCTCCACGTACGGCAGCGATGTGGTGCGCTTCACCGAGATGGAGCCGGAGGAGCGCGGCGACCCGATGGCGCGCGTCTTCCCGAAGGTGACCAAGTGTACCTTCCACAAGTACGGACCGTCCGGCAGTGTGCAGAAATTCGACGGTCTGTGCGTGCTGCCGCTCAACATCGTGAACGAGAAGATCTACGTGTTCCTGTGGTTCTGGTTCATCCTGCTCACCATCCTGACTGGCATCTCGCTGATGTACCGCTTTGCGGTGATTATGCTGCCGAGACTgcggctgctgatgctgcgcGCCCGCTCCCGGCTGTCGGCGCACGACGAGGTGGAGCTGATCGCTTCCCGGTGCCAGATGGGCGATTGGTTCATTCTGTACCAGCTCGGCAAGAACATTGATCCGCTGATCTACAAGGAGATTATCTGCGATCTCGCCCAAAAGGTGGAGGGCAAGGAGATTGTCTAA
- the LOC120894206 gene encoding leucine-rich repeat-containing protein 57, which produces MGNKQVKQHFETAKKTGVLKISLLRLDEFPSALKTFPNVLKTLDISENRFTVLPEDIAKFTLLKHLNASGNKIATVPERIGVLVKLETLNMMNNLLTSVPRSLASCTHLKQVILSNNQITAFPVVFCELKQLDLLDLSRNKITEVPPEVKSLQVTELNLNQNQITIVAEEIADCGKLKTLRLEENCLQIAAIHPRILIESKVCNLCVDGNLFNSKQFTEVQGYDAYMERYTAVRKKIS; this is translated from the coding sequence ATGGGGAACAAACAGGTGAAGCAACACTTTGAGACTGCGAAGAAAACGGGCGTGCTGAAGATCTCCCTCCTCCGGCTGGACGAATTTCCCTCCGCGCTGAAAACATTCCCCAACGTACTGAAAACGCTGGACATATCGGAAAATCGATTCACGGTGCTGCCAGAAGACATAGCCAAATTTACGCTCCTCAAGCATCTGAACGCGAGTGGAAACAAAATCGCCACCGTTCCCGAGCGTATCGGCGTGCTGGTCAAGCTGGAAACGCTCAACATGATGAACAATCTGCTCACGTCCGTGCCGCGCAGTTTGGCCAGCTGCACCCATCTGAAGCAGGTGATACTGAGCAACAACCAGATCACCGCGTTCCCGGTCGTGTTCTGTGAGCTGAAGCAGCTGGACCTGCTGGACCTATCGCGGAACAAAATCACGGAGGTTCCGCCGGAGGTGAAATCGTTGCAGGTTACCGAGCTAAACTTGAACCAAAACCAGATCACCATCGTCGCGGAAGAGATTGCCGACTGTGGGAAGCTGAAGACGCTCCGGCTGGAGGAGAACTGTCTCCAGATAGCGGCCATACATCCGAGGATTTTGATCGAGTCGAAGGTGTGCAATCTGTGCGTGGATGGGAATCTGTTCAACTCGAAACAGTTCACCGAGGTGCAGGGATACGACGCGTACATGGAACGGTACACGGCGGTGAGGAAAAAGATTTCCTAG
- the LOC120894205 gene encoding 26S proteasome non-ATPase regulatory subunit 5 — translation MDVSQLEHLMRNLAIKETRTNSLDLLESKLSDVNQDIYETMLCSESLFKFLAEADADQHTTASRIIYDKALEFFPNGSASVIDRFLERCLTHPKNSVKQFGLRGAAAMVYNSATITPNTVELIIQHCLPMKEVYVDTMLNVLVKCLPPIFTEPTVQNKLVSVLQFDETVRCRVYEVVCTVLEQHPAYMQIASPVLESALADLDKDDVLLQSSVLQILTQLLTTKEGFDYIEGIDLFRKVYVNIVSVKVTPFMRFVLPNALKFYASAALIQPSLFLQRHPATVDFIFDQITPEDPMLMAIAYDCLGMVGSTNEGKIFLSDNQKLKMEQFLKEFPGILHSTTDVYKVRFIECITCLMSGGGSESIDNRVTCITQEWYETMTESKDLEMVQTLFKNPFPDIKMASLKLLSAIVDHRWGQQFFQNTACFTEQLLSRRLDTLNVNVAQFKYDVIKKLSLCPTLEPFVTDALKQYVTAGAFHREAHVEVVIEGGQ, via the exons ATGGACGTTAGCCAGCTGGAACATTTGATGCGTAATTTAGCGATTAAGGAGACGCGCACCAACAGCCTGGATCTGCTGGAAAGTAAGCTATCCGATGTAAATCAGGACATCTACGAGACAATGCTCTGCTCGGAGAGCCTCTTCAAGTTCCTGGCCGAGGCAGATGC TGACCAGCACACAACAGCATCCCGTATCATCTACGACAAAGCGCTCGAGTTCTTCCCCAACGGGTCGGCCTCGGTCATCGATCGGTTTTTAGAGCGCTGCCTGACCCATCCAAAGAACTCGGTGAAGCAGTTTGGGTTGCGCGGTGCGGCCGCCATGGTTTACAATTCGGCCACCATCACACCGAACACGGTGGAGCTCATCATTCAACACTGTCTCCCGATGAAGGAGGTGTACGTGGACACGATGCTGAACGTGCTGGTAAAATGCTTGCCACCGATCTTCACGGAACCGACCGTGCAGAACAAGCTGGTGTCGGTGTTGCAGTTCGACGAAACGGTGCGATGCCGCGTGTACGAGGTCGTGTGCACAGTGCTTGAGCAGCATCCGGCTTACATGCAGATCGCCAGCCCGGTCCTCGAGAGTGCACTGGCCGATCTGGACAAGGATGACGTGCTGCTGCAGTCGAGCGTGCTGCAGATTCTGACGCAGCTGCTGACCACCAAGGAAGGGTTCGACTACATCGAGGGGATCGATCTGTTCCGGAAGGTGTACGTGAACATCGTTTCCGTCAAGGTCACCCCGTTCATGCGCTTCGTGCTGCCAAATGCGCTCAAGTTTTACGCCAGTGCGGCACTCATCCAGCCGTCACTGTTTCTGCAGCGCCACCCGGCCACGGTGGACTTTATTTTCGATCAAATCACGCCGGAAGATCCAATGCTGATGGCAATCGCGTACGACTGTCTGG GCATGGTTGGCTCTACAAACGAGGGGAAAATATTCCTCAGCGATAATCAGAAGCTAAAGATGGAGCAGTTCTTGAAAGAGTTCCCGGGCATACTGCACTCAACGACCGACGTGTACAAGGTTCGCTTCATCGAGTGCATCACGTGTCTAATGTCGGGCGGTGGCAGCGAATCGATCGACAATCGAGTCAC TTGCATTACCCAGGAGTGGTACGAAACCATGACGGAGAGCAAAGATCTGGAAATGGTGCAGACGCTGTTCAAGAACCCCTTCCCGGACATAAAGATGGCGTCGCTGAAGCTACTGTCCGCCATAGTGGATCATCGCTGGGGTCAGCAGTTTTTCCAGAACACCGCTTGCTTCACGGAACAGCTGCTGAGCCGCCGGCTGGACacgctgaacgtgaacgtGGCCCAGTTTAAGTATGATGTGATAAAGAAGCTCTCCCTCTGCCCGACCCTGGAGCCCTTCGTGACCGATGCGCTGAAGCAGTACGTAACGGCGGGCGCCTTCCACCGTGAAGCGCACGTGGAGGTCGTCATCGAAGGCGGTCAGTGA